The genomic window CGCTACTTTAGCTTAAACATCCCACCAATCGACCTCAACAGTACCGAAATAGGTCGCCTTTAATTTGTGCGATCGCTCTTTGCGATCGGATCTGGGAATACTCCAGTTACTAACTTAGCTCTACTACCTAGTAAAAGCACGCAAAGATTGTCTATGTTTGTAAGGCGATCGGCTTTCTGGTTAACAGGTAAACCCTAAAATATACTTATATTCACTGAATAGTAAGCAAAAAATTATAAATTTTTCGTGAAGATTACCTCAAGTTTATAAATTTTTTGTAAAGTTTATCCGAAATATCGCTGCCCTCGTTAATTCTACGTTAAAGTTAAAATTACTTCGTTAATTACGTAAGTATCTGTACTTAATTAAAAAGGTGCTACGTAAAATAACGTACTGTCTAAGCAAAAGACCAATCCTTCTTATGAAAGCAATTACGAAAACAAAAAAACTTTGAAGGCGGTAAAAACCTTGCCTTGGCCACAAATACCACTATTGGCTTTGGCGGAACAATCGTCTCTACCTTGACATTGCAACAATAACTCTCCCAGAACCCAGAGCAATAGCGAAATCATCTTTTTGTAGGAATTGCAAATATGAAACCGATCCATAAAATTGCCACATCAGCAACAGTCGCTGTGACTGCTACCCTCGGTTTTTCAGTTAACGCACTAGCAGCTACCTTTAACCCTAGCGAGGTTCAATACCACAAATTAATCGTTGCTGGAGATCCTAACGGTACTCCGCCAGATTCCCCCAGTAACCGAGTTGACCCCAACACTACCACATCGCCATTTGCGGGGGTCGGTAGCCTGTTCATGGATCTGGGAGGAGGAAGTGGTTTCCTCTGTACTGGTGCAACCATTAGTTCAACGCACATCCTCACTGCCGGTCATTGCCTTGATGAAGATGACAATGGCACAGCCGACTTTTTGCCTAATAAGGTTCGTTTCAATCTGAACTTTGGCAGCGATCTTTCTCACACCATCACCGCCAGTGCGCTCAATATCAATCCTGACTACACTGGTTTTCTCAATCCAACAGTCAACGATGACATTGCCATTATCACCTTGAGTGAGGCTCTACCTGATGGAGTACCCATTTACGACCTTTTCCGCAATCCTGTTTCAGAAGGCGAGACGTTTACAATGGTCGGGTATGGCACCACGGGTAACGGAATTGATGGATTGACCGGCGGAGCCAGCTTTAATGTAAAGCGGGTAGGTTACAACAACGCCGACTTGTTTGATGTTGATGACGAAGGCAGTGGTGTAAATGAAGTATTCTATTACGATTTTGACGGGCCAGATCCATCTACCAATTTGATTGGTGGTTTGACCCTGGGTAACGATATTGAAGGCAGCATAGGGCCGGGGGATTCTGGTGGCCCCAGCTTCGTCATCAAAAATGGTTCTATGTTCCTCGCTGGTGTCAATACCTTTGAATTCACTACATCCGATGAACAAATATTCGGTACATTCGGTACTGGTGGAGGCGGGATACTCGTTTCTTCCTACACCGATTGGATTGATAGTATCGTTAAGCCAAAATCAGTACCAGAGCCGTCTAGTGTTGTCGGAACATTAATGTTAGGTGCTTTAGGTACTGGTTCTTGGCTGAAGCGCAAGCAAAAAAAAGGTGCTTAAGTTCGGCTAGTATTAGCTGTGCAAACTAACGGAATTTATACTCAGCTATGCGGGGGATGAACTTTGCTACAACACTGCAAAGTCTCCCTCACAATTTATACAAAATCCAGGTTGTTTAGCCCCTTTAATTTTTGACATAAACATTGTAGAGATGTTTCATGAAAAGTCTCTATAGCCGAGCGAGATAAGAAGGCGATCGAAGCGGATTTGGTATTATAAAGGTAATCCCACGTTATTACCCATAGGCAAAATTTTTTTGTGTCTAATCTTGTTGGCCGCAGAAATTTTTTGAGGCAGAGCGCTAATATACTTACTTTAGCGGTACTTTTGCTAGCGAGTTGTAACTCTGGTAGCAACCGCTCCACGAATATTCGATCGCCAACAACAGTAGTTACCACTATGAAACTAGAAAGCGATGCCTTTTCCGCCAACGGCACTATCCCGTCTAAATATACTTGCGATCGCCAAGATTTTTCGCCACCCCTGAAGTGGGATGCACCACCGACGGGAACGCAAAGTCTGGCTTTAATTGTTGATGACCCCGATGCACCGATGGGAACTTTTGTCCATTGGGTTCTTTACGATTTACCGACTGAAATCACCAATTTACCAGAAGCAGTTCCCAACGACGCAACGCTGGCAAGTGGCGGTACTCAGGGTAAAAATGATTTTGGTAAACTCGGTTATGGTGGCCCTTGTCCGCCTAGCGGCACGCACCGTTACTTTTTCAAATTATACGCTTTAGACCGATATTTAGAATTAGCATCGGGTGCGACTAAAGAACAATTGGAAGCTGCAATGAACGGTCATATTCTGGCAGCAGCAGAACTAATCGGACGCTATTCGCGACAGCGTTAATTTTTTCTATTGCCAAATAACAAAAAAGCACCTTTTTTAAGGTGCTAAAAATAACTACGATCGCTTCCCATTTTTATTGATAAGTACGATTGTAATTGCGGGCTCCAATAGATGCACCGATCATCGACGCTACCAAACCCAGTAAAGAACCGAACACAAACGACCAACCCACTCTAGCCGCATTGCCAGCAATATCGCGTGCTTGCTGTGCGCTGACGTTGGGAGCCCTATTCGGTACGTTAATTCCTCCTTGTTGAGCTTGGTTAATTACTTCTCCCGCATTGGATGCCGCAATTCCAAAAGTACCTACTACACCATTTGCTAACAGCCAAGAGCCAATAATTAAAGCAGTTGCCCAGAGAATAGCACCATTGAGAAGAGCTGTATTGCGGTTCATCGGGCCGCTGGCACGCGATGTCACCCAACCGCCAACAAATAAACCTATTAACAAACTGATAATTGACCAAATTCCCACACCAAGACCAACATCATCTGCGTTGGATCTGGGTGCGCCAGAATTGGCAAGGCTGCTCAAACCGATCGCAGCACCCAAAGCACTCAAAATTAATTGAGTAGTTAAGGCAACTAAAAGACCGGAAATAATGGGGCCCCACCTAACGCGATCGTGATACTCAACAATACGATTTCCTACTACAGGATCTACTACATCTGCCGGTCGATTACCGTATGCCATATTTTATTTCCTCCTTTATTCCCCTCATCCCTTCCAGCTGAGTTATCTTATTGCTAATCACCCTTGAGCTTAATTTAGAGTCAAATTTATGTTTGATATATCTACCACTGGAAGGAATCGCACGCTCTATCAAAAGATGGAGATGCGATAAAAACCTGAAATTTTTGAATCTCAGGAGTAATAAATACTTAATTATTTAAGTATATACGTAAATTTTTAAACTTTTTCAAGTGTAGATGAATCAATATTTATTTATCGATAAAAGTATTTGTTAATTAGCTGAAGGCGATCGGCTGTTAAAACTTAACTCCTCTCAGCTAACCTTAGATGAATCGCCAAAAAGACTACTTCCTTATAGTTCTACGAACGCAGTTTTACGGCGGTGCCGATCGCAGTGATCAGCAGCAAGACACCGCTTTGGTCAACGTTAATTGTACCGGTGTCTACTTCAATACCGACGATCGCATTAGCTCCCAGACGCTGAGCTCGTTTTTCCAGTTCGGCTATAGCTTCCCGCTGTCCCTGCTCGAACACCCTCTCGTAGCTGCCGGTACGCCCACCGATGACATCGCGAATACTAGCGAAGAAATCGCGCAATACGTTAGTGCCATATACTACTTCAGCAGTCACAATACCCAAATAAGCCTGAATTTCGGCTCCCTGCACGACATCAGTTGTTGTGACAATCATTTTTTCTTGTCTTGGTTATAAATTTACACATTTAAGGTTATTATAATCAGCCAGTTCCCATATGGAATTCATCCCGATCCAATATCAAACCAATAGTAGCACTCTCGTAATGGCAGAAACACAAGGAAAATCTACCGTGCAAAAGCAAATTCTGTTCTTAACCAGTCTCCTGCTATTGGGAGGGATTGCGGTAAGTACGCCGTCAATTGCCCAAACTGATGAAGACTACGATCGCAGTCCTACGTATCAGCTTCCTGAAAACGACGAGCTGAAAAGACTCCTAGACGATGCGCGATCGTTAGTAGAAGATGGAAGATTTGGGCGTGCTTTAGCAATTTATCAACAAGCAGCTAGCTTAGATAGCAAAAATGCCCGTATTTATTCTGCGATTGGATATTTACAAGCACGTCAAGGCAATTACCAGGAAGCAGCTAATGCCTATAGACAGGCTGTAGCACTCCAAAGCAACAATGCAGAATTTCATTACGCTCTCGGATACGCCCTTGCTAGCGCCGGAGACAACCAGGGAGCCGCTGCTGCCTATCGACGGGTCACGCAAATCAATCGCAATCACCTCAAAGCTTACCTGGGATTGGGAGTGGTTCTGATGCGCCAGGGAGACTATCAGGGCGCGATGCGAACTTACGAACAAGCTATCCGTCTCGATCCTAAAAGTGTAGAAATTCGGGCTTCGATGGCGACTATACTGTTGCAACAGAAGCGCTATCAAGACGCTATTAACGTCCTACAGCGGGCTGTTACCCTAGAACCGAACAACAGCAATTTGCAGTTTAATTTAGCTACCGCCTATTTGGTACAAGGCAACCAAATAGGCGCACTGACTGCTTTGGAACGAGCAGCTAAACTGGAACCGCGCAATCCACAGATTCATCTGCAAATTGGCAGGATTCGACGCTCTCAAAAAAATCTGGAAGCCGCTTTAGCAGCTTATCAGCGGGCTGCGGATCTAGATTCCAAATTAGCAGAAGCACACGCTGCCATAGGGGATATTTTGCTGGAGCAGGAGCAATTCCAGCAAGCAGTTGCCGCTTATCGTCGTTTCTCTAAAGTAGCTCCCGAAGAACCAACCGCACAGTTTAATTTAGGTGTAGCCTTCAGCAGATGGGGGAAAAAACAAGAAGCGATCGAAGCTTTTAACCAAGCTATTAACCTCTATCGCCGTCAAAATAACGATCGGGGAGTACAGAAGGCAGAAACTGCTGTGCGGGGACTGCAACAGCAGTAGCGTGGGCAATGGTCACTCTACGGTTACCCAGATATCTCTTATTCGGGCTGATGTGCATTTTGGATGCACATCAGCTTTTTCATTGCGATCGCACAAATGTGTGAGGGGATACTGTATTAATCTTGATTACCATCAATAGTAGGCGTAGCTATCTCAGTTAATTCACTGAACTGACTTCAGGGCGATCGAGCGGACAACACCAATTTATCAGTATTTGCACTTACTCGTTCGCTCGACAATCTACCCATTTTCACAAAATTCCTGTTTTCTCGTCAGGCTCGTTGAAATACGTACTTAACCACTTTTGCTTGCCTATTTATTACCAGAGGAGTAAATAGTTATGCGTATCGAACATCAATACCAAGAAACGTTACCTTTTGCTTGGAAGGAAGATGGACGTGGAGAAAGCGATCGAAATTGGTTGCAAGACATTGTAGAAACTACCCCACCCTTTTCTGACCGATGGACGAAGGCGAGGATAGTACAATTAGCTCATGAGTTAGAGTCTGAGGAAAAGATAGCTAATAGTTTGCGAGCCGAATGCGATTTAGAGCAATATCTTTGCTTTGAAAAAACTGTGGATCGAGAATATGTAATTAATACTCTCAATGACTGGAAAAATAAAAAATTTAGGCAATCAGTCGGGCGTAATTTTGAAGTTTTTGTCTGTCAATCAAATCCCAATGCTTTTTTAGTTGTAAGTCGAATAACTGCTGCTGACGTTAAGTATAATCTTCCCCCATTGGAGCGATTCCGTCCTTTATTTAATGTGGATGAATTAGCTGTTATTATCAAAGATAATGACATCAAACGTTTAACTTTGCGAACCCACGGCTATGGCACTTCATCAGAGGGATTTTATGATGCTTTTTACCGAGAAGTTAACAACTTAAAAAATGTCGCGGCGAACAAACATATCTATATTGGATATAATTGGCCTAGCGAAGCACCTCTGGCTATTTTTGGCACTTGGTTTGATTGGCTGAAAAAAGTTAGTAAAACTTCCGATATCTATTTTAAGTTTGCTCTGGTTCTGAGCGTTAGCTCTATTATTATAGGTAGCTTAAGCAATGGATTATTGCAAATTTTTAAATGGTTATTTAGCTGGCAATTCTTCAGTTTACAGCCCCAATGGATTGGGTTAATTAGCTTGGTTTTTGTGTTTTGGTCATTAGCTTTCTACCTGTTACGAGAAGTAGCTTATCAAGGCGATCGCACAAGAGCTATTTACTATGGTATACCCGATTTAGCCGAATTTTTTTCGCGTCTAGACCGTGGCCTTTACAAGTTAACTAAATCATCGGTTTTACAACCGCTTCAAATTAATATCATCGGTCATAGCATGGGTGGCTTTGTAGTTCTGAACGCAATCAGCCTCTTACGCTATCATTTCCGCTACGATGAAGAAAAACCCAACAAGTTTGGCGAACATTTCCAATTAGATAAGTTAATTTTGGCTTCCCCGGATGTGCCGCTGGAATTGCTGCGTCAAGGACGAAATAATTATCTTCGCACTGCGTTTAATTGCAGCGCTCAAATTTATTTAATGTCGAGCGATCGCGATATCGTGTTGCGTTACCTTTCCACAGTTGGCAATTGGTTTAGCGAACCGAGTATTCCCATGTCTGGTTTGCGGTTGGGAAATGTTTATTTACCCAAACAGGGAGAAAATAAACCGGAACCTTGTATCCGTATCCTATTCAATTCCCAGAAACTTAAACAACCTAAAGCCGATTTGGAATTATTTAACAAATTGAATTACTTAGATTGTTCGGAAATGAAAGTGGCAGGTAATCGAGGCGGCGTTAATTTCGTGAAGTTGCCTCTCAATAGTTATAACGGACTGGCGATCGATCTTGGCAATATTATTTTCGGCAAGCTGGCTGGCGTTGACTTGCACGGTGGCTACTTCCAAAAGCACACGCCATCTTTTGCAATTCTGAATTTATTGCTGGCAACCGATTTGAATAAAAAGGAAATCGAGGCAGAAATTGAGAAAATAATTGAAAATTCCTCGATTCGCTTTTTAGCAAGTCAAGATTAAATTCAAAATCGACCTTTTTCTCTTTCCTCTTCTGCCATATATCTTATTTCCCCAAGCGCTGACGCAAAATAAATTCGGCGATCGCTAAATCTACCGGTGTTGTCACCTTCAGATTCGTCTCCTCGCCTTCCACAATTAACACCGGTAAACCGCACTTTTCAAACAAAGCGGCGTCATCTGTGACTTCCCATCCCAGTTGACGCCCTTTTTCATGGCATTCCTTCAACAACTGCACATCAAATCCTTGCGGCGTTTGGGCTGCCCACAAGTTGCGGCGATCGGGCGTATCTTCGATCAACTTAGCTTCATCGACAATTTTGATCGTATCCTTCACCGGCACCCCCGCAATCAAACCTTGATGCTGTAAAAGCGCCGACGCACATCGATCGAGCAAATCAGGTGTCGCCAAACACCTCGCGCCGTCGTGAATCAATACTCGATCGGCATCTGGCGGTAGCGCCTGCAAACCGTTGTAAACTGACTCCTGGCGCGTTGCACCCCCCTGAATGAACTGTATTGGCTTACTTAGAGACAGTTCTGCCACAATAGCTTTCAAATCTGGCAGATCCTCTGGTTGACACACGATACCAATCCAGTCGATACTAGATGATTCGACTGCCAAAAGCGTCCAAGCAATTAAAGGTTTGCCTAAAAGAGTCAAGAGAAGTTTATTGCGATCGCTTCCCATGCGACGCCCCATGCCAGCTGCCGGAATCAATAAATGCACACCACCCTCACTTTATTCCAAAAATTGTTGCCATTTTTGGCTTTTTTATAATAGACTAATTATAATGCAGCTAGTTTAGTAATTATCCTAAAATTTTAAATACTTTAAACTACAAAAAATGCTATGAAGAAACGCGATATACTCCTCAGTATTGTGGCTAGCCTTACTAAAAAATCCGCCAAAGATGAGGA from Aerosakkonema funiforme FACHB-1375 includes these protein-coding regions:
- a CDS encoding PEP-CTERM sorting domain-containing protein; its protein translation is MKPIHKIATSATVAVTATLGFSVNALAATFNPSEVQYHKLIVAGDPNGTPPDSPSNRVDPNTTTSPFAGVGSLFMDLGGGSGFLCTGATISSTHILTAGHCLDEDDNGTADFLPNKVRFNLNFGSDLSHTITASALNINPDYTGFLNPTVNDDIAIITLSEALPDGVPIYDLFRNPVSEGETFTMVGYGTTGNGIDGLTGGASFNVKRVGYNNADLFDVDDEGSGVNEVFYYDFDGPDPSTNLIGGLTLGNDIEGSIGPGDSGGPSFVIKNGSMFLAGVNTFEFTTSDEQIFGTFGTGGGGILVSSYTDWIDSIVKPKSVPEPSSVVGTLMLGALGTGSWLKRKQKKGA
- a CDS encoding YbhB/YbcL family Raf kinase inhibitor-like protein; translation: MKLESDAFSANGTIPSKYTCDRQDFSPPLKWDAPPTGTQSLALIVDDPDAPMGTFVHWVLYDLPTEITNLPEAVPNDATLASGGTQGKNDFGKLGYGGPCPPSGTHRYFFKLYALDRYLELASGATKEQLEAAMNGHILAAAELIGRYSRQR
- a CDS encoding YbjQ family protein, producing the protein MIVTTTDVVQGAEIQAYLGIVTAEVVYGTNVLRDFFASIRDVIGGRTGSYERVFEQGQREAIAELEKRAQRLGANAIVGIEVDTGTINVDQSGVLLLITAIGTAVKLRS
- a CDS encoding tetratricopeptide repeat protein, translating into MEFIPIQYQTNSSTLVMAETQGKSTVQKQILFLTSLLLLGGIAVSTPSIAQTDEDYDRSPTYQLPENDELKRLLDDARSLVEDGRFGRALAIYQQAASLDSKNARIYSAIGYLQARQGNYQEAANAYRQAVALQSNNAEFHYALGYALASAGDNQGAAAAYRRVTQINRNHLKAYLGLGVVLMRQGDYQGAMRTYEQAIRLDPKSVEIRASMATILLQQKRYQDAINVLQRAVTLEPNNSNLQFNLATAYLVQGNQIGALTALERAAKLEPRNPQIHLQIGRIRRSQKNLEAALAAYQRAADLDSKLAEAHAAIGDILLEQEQFQQAVAAYRRFSKVAPEEPTAQFNLGVAFSRWGKKQEAIEAFNQAINLYRRQNNDRGVQKAETAVRGLQQQ
- a CDS encoding alpha/beta hydrolase gives rise to the protein MRIEHQYQETLPFAWKEDGRGESDRNWLQDIVETTPPFSDRWTKARIVQLAHELESEEKIANSLRAECDLEQYLCFEKTVDREYVINTLNDWKNKKFRQSVGRNFEVFVCQSNPNAFLVVSRITAADVKYNLPPLERFRPLFNVDELAVIIKDNDIKRLTLRTHGYGTSSEGFYDAFYREVNNLKNVAANKHIYIGYNWPSEAPLAIFGTWFDWLKKVSKTSDIYFKFALVLSVSSIIIGSLSNGLLQIFKWLFSWQFFSLQPQWIGLISLVFVFWSLAFYLLREVAYQGDRTRAIYYGIPDLAEFFSRLDRGLYKLTKSSVLQPLQINIIGHSMGGFVVLNAISLLRYHFRYDEEKPNKFGEHFQLDKLILASPDVPLELLRQGRNNYLRTAFNCSAQIYLMSSDRDIVLRYLSTVGNWFSEPSIPMSGLRLGNVYLPKQGENKPEPCIRILFNSQKLKQPKADLELFNKLNYLDCSEMKVAGNRGGVNFVKLPLNSYNGLAIDLGNIIFGKLAGVDLHGGYFQKHTPSFAILNLLLATDLNKKEIEAEIEKIIENSSIRFLASQD
- the ispD gene encoding 2-C-methyl-D-erythritol 4-phosphate cytidylyltransferase, translating into MHLLIPAAGMGRRMGSDRNKLLLTLLGKPLIAWTLLAVESSSIDWIGIVCQPEDLPDLKAIVAELSLSKPIQFIQGGATRQESVYNGLQALPPDADRVLIHDGARCLATPDLLDRCASALLQHQGLIAGVPVKDTIKIVDEAKLIEDTPDRRNLWAAQTPQGFDVQLLKECHEKGRQLGWEVTDDAALFEKCGLPVLIVEGEETNLKVTTPVDLAIAEFILRQRLGK